The Ziziphus jujuba cultivar Dongzao chromosome 1, ASM3175591v1 genome segment GGGTGAAAAAGCAGAAAGGGGTAACGAGACTTGCatttttctcttattattttctttggcaAACGAAAGGAAAGATAATTCACCAACATATTCAAAACAAGAACCCTGAAGAAATCAATTTAACCACAATTTGAAGAAGTACAGGACATAAGATAACATGAagcaatttcatttttatttgaagGGGAAAGGCATTATATTTGACATAAATTTGAGGAATTTAAAAACGAAATTAACACCATTTTTTtagcattaaaatattttccaatctaaacatcataaatttttatatatcttaaccatcgtaatttattgtatttgatTTCACATAAATTACATTAAGAGTCAATTTAGATCTatcatttttatagaaaaaaaaaactaattatttttattaaatcacgagaatatagaaaataaataagcataaacaaaatgaacagaaaattaaaaaaaaaaaatgaaattgattcttaatttttatttttattttttcaaaaaaggttACACATTAAAAACTTTTCTTAGAATTTGTtaactaaaaagaaaatttaacatGACATAGTTATTGACATAAATAATTAACCTAGAACtctttaagttttgttttttttccttttttttaattaaaaaaaaaaaaagaatttgggGGCCTTAAAAACTTGGGCCTAGGATTACAGGCCTTACTGTGGGCCTGATGTCAATTAAAGattacaatttctttttattttaaatttaaaccgACTGTCGTATTATTGAACgaccaaaataaaagctgtcGTAGTTTTAAGTAGTCGGGTCAGTTAGAAGTTTGACTGCTAGACTTGCTACTCTCTTTGGCAAACGTGGCAGGATTTAAGAGGTCAGTGGTTAGAACTTGGAAAACCAACGCCACTGTAGAGGATAGAAAatctggaaaaaaagaaaaaaaagaaaaagaaaaaaagaaaaagaaaaagaaaaacctccACGACGAAGAAGGGGACAAAATAATGAAGTGAGAATCAGAGAGGTTTATTGAGTTTTCATTTGACGTCACTGTCTGAGAGTGTGCCGGAGATGGAGGAAATGAGTTCGTCGAGTGAAAATTGGGATAGTCTTTCTGAGTTCACTCTAAAAGAGGTTAGTTTCCTCTTCCTCTTTTTCCTCAACATCCTTATCATCTGGTCCTTAAATTTCACACTTAAAAAACATTTGAATATGATTCTATTTTATGGGTTGGATTGCTTTCTTATTATGATATatgaatttacttttttttaagtcATTCCAAGCTGTATTCATTATTGCTAATAGTTTCTTCTTTCTTGCCATTCTCACTTTTTGGATTTGTTGTTGTTGGGTTGATATGCATAaactttttgttattattattattttttattggttttatttttacgCTTGGTCTAGTTAATTAGCATAGCCCTCCACTGTTACAGTGATATCTGGAGCTCAGTTTATTGTTTGTCATTTAGCTGAACCCAAGtagttggaaaatttttgttCAGAAATAATGGGCCATGCAGTAACTTGGTATTTCTTttgcatatataatttattttgattttggttttattattattattattatttttcttggtaTCTTTTTTGGCAGATAGTGGAAATGGAGAATTTATATAAGGAGGTAGGAGAACAATCACTCGATAAGGAGTTTTGCCAAGATGTTGCAATGAGGTATAGGTAAGATTCCTTCAAGTAATAAGAATGGTAAAGCCTTGATAGATATCAGAACCATTATTTGAATTAAGTACGCATTTTTGCTTCTCCAATTATATTTATCCAAGTGTTTGCATATATTTTCAGTTGCAAATCAAGTCGTGCTGGAAAACCTTCTATAACATGGGAACAGGTGTTCTTATATTAGTTTGTGTTGCTTTTTGCTgtctcctccttcttcttctcttttttttttttttttgtttttttttttttttgggggaaccTTTGTTTTTATGCTACTCTAAACTTCTTGCTGGGTTACAGGTGCATAAGTGGTTCCAGAATAAACATGAAGGGCTGCAAGCCAAAAGTACTTCACCACCTGCTGCCTTTAAGTTATCTGTTGATCTTTCAGGTTTTTCTGTTCTTGAAGAACCTGAAAGTTCTCAAAAACCTGAAGGTCATCTTTTTCTTAGCATGGTTGAAACTGTGAATGTGAATGCATTTTTTTCACTGTACATCATAAAAGTCAATATCACATGAGGTCTAAGGCTTATTCAGTGGTGTTCACTGGAACAGcatggaaagaagaaaaagattggGAATGTTTAGACTCTTCCTTATTTAATCACAAAACCCCTGATTAAAGTACAACTTACGATTCCATAGGGGATAAGTGAGTGGCAAAAACCAATCTCCTATGCTGGACTGGCTCGGGTTCAAACTGCTGTGGTACTTGAAATCTTACCaggccaaaaataataaaaataaaaataaaaaactcctGTGCTAGCATAAGTTAACGTTAGAAATATACTATACAAATGATCTTCTTGATGTCTTTGAACTGCTGTTAGGATGGATCGGCATAGAGCCTGTCAAAAACCATCTAGCATTTGCAGCATGCTTGATATAATGGGCTGGTGGATAagagatttatttttcttaatacaaAAATCTATTTGATAGACGTCTGGTCCTAACAATGTTGTAAAATAATACAGGACTTCTGGTCCTAACAATGTTGTAAAATAATACAGGTTTACAACATATTCATTTAATTGCATCCATTTTCCATATGCTCCATGCTGCAATTCGTGGAATTGAGAGGTTTTTTTGCTTCGAGTGGTTCACAGAGTTATTAGTGAatacttatttaaaatatactCAGCATATTTCCAATGTTGTAAGTAGTACTTATGCTGCCACCTGTGAATACTGTTAAATTTTGGTTATGATACTGAATGTCTATGATTTGATCTGCAATATTAATAATGCGGCCATGTTTATGAATTTCGTGaacatttgtttatttttttcttgcagTTACTAGTTTTCTAAAAGGAAATTACTGTGACAACTTAATACAGGTAAAGGTCCCACTGATATTTCGGAGTTGGCATTTGAAGCTAAATCGTTGAAAGACAATGCATGGTAAGAATGTTTGAAGAATAATTTGTTTGAGttgtaaaatgtaaaataaaaaagcaggaAACTAGTCATAAACAAGGAGTTAGGCTAAACAACACAAGCacaaaattcaaggtaagatttcaGGAGGATTGTGCTGTATAAGGTAGTTAATTGGGCCTAAAGCCCTCAGATGTTTGTCTGGAACATTTTCTCCCACCTTGCTTGTATTTGCTAATATCATTTCATATCATCTTTTGTTATGTATTATATTGCAAGTTGTCAAGATGTTCtagaaattaataattacaGTGCAGAGAAAAATGAGTGCTCACACTACACATGTTAAAGTTATGAAATCTCTGAATTGAGCAAGTAAACATTGTATAATGTATTTTTGGCTTTCCAGGTATGATGTTGCTTCATTTCTCTCTTACAGAGTTCTCTGTTCAGGTGAACTTGTAAGATTCATTCTTATTATAACTGTTTTTCGGTGGCGGCATCATTTCTTCATTGCAATTATAGCTTAGGCTTTGgtttattctttttcattttatgacTAACTGTTTAATTTGCATTTACATGCTTCCTTATTAGTTGTTGAATAATACTGGGTTTCATATCTCCCATCTCAATTGGTTattgaccattttatttttttctcgtTTGGAACCCTTTTTCAGTCTCGAGGATTGTTGAATAGACTTTATAGGGTGGGTTTGATGCTTTTATCTTTTCCCCTAAAAAAGTATCTCATATAGtatagttgtattatttctttaggAGACAAGCATTAATTTGGAAATACAATACTAGTAAAGGGATTAATGTCATGCTGATGCCTAATCATTATTACTGCAAGAAGATGCAATTAATTTAATTCCCAATTTAAGTGGCTTTTAACTTCTCCCATTGCTCAGTGGATGTATGAACCTAAGAAATCTGCTATAAATGGTCAAATGTGCAATAATTGCCCTGCTTGAAAGCTAAAATACTGATGTTGGATAAGGTCTGTTCAATCGAGTCCGTGGCCTTATATATCATCTTGATCCACAGGAAGTTCGTGTACGGTTTTCTGGCTTTGGTAAGGAAGAAGACGAGTGGGTTAATGTGAGAAATGCAGTGCGTGAACGATCTATTCCTTTGGAACCTTCAGAGTGTCATAAGGTGAATGTTGGGGATCTTGTGCTATGCTTCCAGGTAACATCTTGCATTTCTGAATTTCATTGCACAAGCTCTTTGACCTATATGACTCAATTTTTGGACAGAACAATCAGCATACACATGTCTTAAAGAACCGAAATTCTAATTTGGAAGGCATGCATTGGAGTGGCCTGGGTAACTCAAAAAATTTCTTCATGCATgttgttgctgacttatctttCCTTCTCAATGGCTTATGCAGGACAGGGAAAATCATGCGATTTATTGTGATGCACATGTTATAGAGATCCAGAGGAAGTTTCATGATATAGGGGACTGCAGGTGCATTTTTGTTGTTCGCTACGATGAGGATTACACAGTGGTAAATCTATGAGAAATTGTTCTCCATCTTCTCTTCCAATTGGTATGTATGCTCACTAACAATGTTGTATGTATTTAACCAGGAAAAGGTTCATTTGGGAAGGATATGCAGTAGACCCGCTGGATGTGATTGGTCAGCCAATACCGATATCTTGGCTTTTACGGATGCTAATACTGATATTGATGCCCAACAGGAGATGTGTGTGGATGAGAAGTTGaaattatcttttctttattagAGCGAGACACTGAGATGTTGTCAAACTTttcattttaaaacttttattttacttggtttcttttcctttgttttctcAGTTGCTGCTGTTGTAAAACAACTACCAAACAGGAATTATTTAAAGTGGAAGAGATTTTAGAATCATTCTTCTCTAAAGTTTATGAGAAATGCTACGTTCCCCTTTTATTAGATGACACATGTCTCACAATTTTTGTGAATACCAATACACTAATGACGAACCATCAGCCAGCCTCTCTACTTTTAAACAAAGTTACTATTTCATTGtttaaagttttgtttttggagCATACTCAGGGTTAAGGTAACATGATGcgattaattaaaaatgattcCTTCATTTAGGCCTCACTAGACATAGCTACTTATTTAGGCCTTATTTAACATAAGTTTTGCCTTTGCATACACTTTTGCTTCTCTAAAGTGCTTTCTTTTAGGAAGCTATTCTTCGTTAACTTTGATTAGAAGTATTTCCGAAagttagaaatattttttaaaaactatacaCACACTTATAGAAACATGGCAAGCAGAATCTTACAAAACTCACATTTTGtaggtgatatatatatatatatatatacacattacaCAACTTAATTATTAAACTGCATCTGTTGGCTTCAATCTGATTAAAAGTTTCCCTCTCCCCCAGTTTGTaatgttttatcatttttttaagtttttgaatgcgaacatatttatatatattttttgttacttTCTCTCCATGCGTGTTCATTTAAGACGTCACTCCTACAAACTACAAACTTCTACACTTCAACTCTtgaacaaatcattttcaattgTGATCCAACTTCAATATTGTActgttcattttttaaaatcaaataaaattttatatatattatgaaaaaggTGACCATTGACATCCCTTTGAAGTGTAAAAAGCCACAAAAGGCTTTCTTCAAGCTAAACATCCTCGCTatattaaaaaccaaaacaagaaaaacaaattgaaacaaaatatattgtttttttgacataaattaatattatttgtataacaatattatataattaaaaaggaGTGATAAAGACCCCAAACTGATTAGCCTGTTAAGAAGAAGCACTGAGGAATATCTGCAATTGTGGTACTACAGCATCCTTCAACAAAACGAGGGAAACTTATGAAACCGTTCTTCCATAACAAACAGATGCAATGTAAAGGTTCTTTGCCCACTTCTCCTGCAATATACACCACAAGGTTAACTCCAAAATATCAACGTGAAAAAAGACAACCACTCCAAAGGCATACATACTACCTTGACATGTGTACTAGGAAAGGCAGAAGTACGAAGTGTCTCTTGTGTTTCATCTTGAGGCTTCCTCTTTGGCACACTAAGGACAAATGCAGCCTGATCCCAAGTTGCTGCAGTTGCTGTGATACGATATCCGCAGTCCCAACGCCGATGAATGCCTTCACTAGGGTAAAGGAAGTCTAATTCAACAACCTGaaaatttaaaggaaagaaggtgTCAATATGTTATACTTACGAACTGCAGAATCTATAGTGGTAGAGATCATTATTGGTCCCTAAGTCGGTGATAGAGAATAGACAATTATGAAAAATTGCTGAGTCTTATAAGAGTGCACATTggaaaaacaatttgaaataaGAATCATTTTCCTGATTACCTGGTCAGAAAACCCTGAACCACGAGACATGACAACTCCCCATCTACTCCCAGAGGTGGCCATTGCAGTTACATAAAAGCCCTCTCTCCATTTTTTGTTAATCCACTTGAAAGGAAAGGTATCACTAACTTTGTAAGACTGTTGTAAATAATTTGTCCCTGGACTCAAAAAGTTGATACGGTTAAAATGAACTCCTTTCtgttgagaaaaaaagaaaaagaaaaaaaaaattctggaaAACCAAACATTTAAGCATTAGGCTAACCTTTGGACATAACAACTAGTGAGCTCCCATTTGTAGCTCCAGCTATTGCACTGATATAATAGTTCTTTTCCCACTGCTCCATTATCCATTCCTACAGATACGCAAACCAATTAGCTGCAATATGGAGGCATTATAGACACACACAACACTTCCACACATACAGGCATAGAGTATAAGCACTGAATGGTAATAAGAAAGTCGTGTGAAGTAGACAAGTGCATTTGGTTGAGCTAAAATATAAGCATGTACCTTGTGAAGAAAACAAGGTGAAAGTTCATAAACTTGTCCAGTGAAACCAGTGCCTGCATCCATTATTAAGGCCCATAGATTTTGACAAGAGGCTACACTACTAATATATAAGCCATCCTCATTCCCTTTATCAATGTGCTGAGCAAGCCTTGCATCTGCCACATTATAGTGATACCTACAATAGCATGATTTCATGAAAGTAAAAATTTGACAGCTGAACCTTATTaattcaaacattttatttttcactctTTATGAAACCTAATGCAAGATATACAGAACTaaggagaaagaaaattacagAGGGAAACAGAAATAGCAATCAAATATAGAATCAAACTTGAAAGGGTGTGTGTGACTCTGCTATAATTcacttttcaaaacaaaaatagaaagaatATAGGACATGGACATAGATATATACCTCTGCTTCATTGGCCGACGCGCATTATAAACACTGATCCATTGTGTTGCCGGCATGCCCATTCTAACCTTCTTCTTGGGTtgttcatcatcttcctcctccATGGTCAACCGCCCTCTCTTATGACCAACTAAGCTAATAAGCTTCACAAAATGCAAGTCATATTAGATGTAATAAATATTACCTTCAATGCAACAGATAAACCCCAGCTAAAAAACCACCAACTACAGAAAAAGACCATCATAAATACCTTCTGTGCACCATCAGTATTAATTGGCCGAATATCGGGGTTTGGACCAACAATCCCATCAAAAAGGGAAATATATTTTGCATAATTAGGTTCTTCATCAAACTTTAAGTTCACCACATATTCAACAAACTGTCTAAAAGGCTGTGGACAGAAGCAACACAATGTTTCTGGAGATGTCGCCATCTTCTTCTTACAAACAAGGAATCCTTTATTCTCACCCTGAAATTGACATCTTATTACAAAATAGACTCGACACCTCATCACACATAAACTTctaacaaagtttttttttcccccctcattaaaaaaataaaattaaattaaaaaaaagagagagagagagagagagagagaaaagaaaacaaataaatgaacacATAACCAACCTGGTATCCTTGCCAAGGCAGTCTACCTCGAAGAAGGAATATAAGTGTGTAAGCAAGAGATTCCAGATCATCTCTCCTACTACCAGTTCTCCCCAAATGAGCATGCACACTTGCATAACGTACTGTCCCTCTGTCAGACCAGCACACTCATGAACCAAGAAGCAACAAGCttaaataatagaatatataGATGAAGTATTGAGGAGAAAGCccacaaaatttcaaaattaactaACTTGTAATCAATGTTCTTACCTAAAAACATCTGGCCTTTGGTCATATTCAACATGCCGACCAGTTGTACTATCTCGCCATCTAGTTGCTGATAACCCAAAAAGTTAACAACAACATAAACATCATTTAAAAGTTACCTAGTCCAAGATTATTCACATAATAAACATCACTAACAAATTACCTAATCCAAGATCAACTAAGAATAATCTTTTCTCATCAGAAGTCCCTGGGGTACCAAGAAGAAAATTCTCCGGCTTAACATCTCCATGTACATACCTACAAGAAAACATAGAGATCCAGCATAAAACCGAGTATTTGATAGATTGGTCATTTCTCAAATCCATAACATTACGAAAATCAAAGACCCCATCAATGTTATCCCCAGAATTTCCACAAATTTCCTCAATTTCCTACTCATGACTGCATCTCCAATGAAACCAAACTATCTACACAAGCCTCATTTTTAACTGACTTGCCAATAATTAAGTGGACAATAAATGATTAGATTAGGAGCATATGCAATGCTTACAAATCTTCAAGCATTCTTAAATAGTTAAAAGACATTATATCAAGAAACTAGATATTTGTAAATTAACTGCATGCTTGACATATTAGACGAATAGGAAATCAGGATGGCTAATTCTCCACAACCAACCAAAGACATAAAACTTTGTCCTGAATGAGTTAGTCATACAGCCATTGACAGTTTCCATCTCTTGCTGACTCCCTCATTCATTTTCATAGTTCTAGTAGTCTGAATAGTTGATGTATTAACTCATCAACATCAGTAAATTGCAGAAAATTCAGCCCTCCTACAATGTTTAAAGCACCTCATCGAAAAGATATATTCAGCTGTATCCTGACCAAAACACTCAGTGTCACACATATTGTTTACGGCAGAAGAATCTTACCCTCGGGAATGCATCTTCTCCAATATTGATATGGCTTCAATGGCAATGCATGCAACCATTTCAATGGACATTCTAAATGAAGGAAAAGGAAACCTTGATTTAGTAGTTGAAATGGCATGAAAATGtaaataaggggaaaaaaatggaTAATAAATTACAAGAGTTATTATTCAGACATACGTGTGAGAGTTATTATTCCACACATCCCATAAGCTTGGCCCCAGCATATCCATAACCTACAGGAGTTATTTCTGTCAAAAAGTAGTTCTCAAACAAGCCAGAGAAACTTCAAAACCATGGGAACAAAAGCAGAAAGCAAAATAATGTATATACCATAACATAATAGTCGCCTTGCCTTCCTTTGTAGTGTACTCGTGGTACACCATGACTGCCGCCAAGAGTGCTGTAGAAGtgacagaaaaaaaataaagctttaTACATATCATGAAAACCTATATCGTAATATAATACAGAGAAAGAACCATACTCACTTATATACTTGCCACTCATATGGTGGCCCATAGTTACAGCCTTTGCTACTTCTATGCTCAAATTTTAAGGCCACCTATGATACAGATGTCCATAAGATGTAATACAGGGGAGAAGGtaaaagatgaaaatgaaaatgaaacccGATAATCAGAACATTTAACAATAGATGCTATACCTCTAAAGCTCCCTGGCCAGTATTTCTATCACTTGTATTTACAGCAGAAACACGCCGACCAACATACACTTGTCCAAACCCACCTTTACCTAGCTTTCTTTCTATTCTGTAACATGGGGAACCGCCAACCTGAACCTGCATTACCAAAAACCAAGTTATGAGAACAAAGGAAAACATCACATTCTCAGAGTACATTTAAGGATAACAGCATAAACAACTTCTGAGAGCTAAAATAATTCATCTGCCACCTGGACAGGATAACTTcgtaataattaattgatcacTTTCCAAAAAAACCACTATTAGTAagctaaaatgtatttaaattatttgaagtTACTCAAGAGTATTACAATTGatttatatgaaatataatttggCAAGGAACTAAACTGTGAGACAGTGATCCTAGAAATTGCTATCCACCTCACAGTTTTTGTAATATGTTAAAGATTAAATTACcaaattcttttcaaaaaagtaaGAATACAATAAAGATTGTGGCATCAAACTTGCTCTTATCAATAGTCTAACCAGATCAAGCACAGAATTAACTTCTTGCTACTCAAATAACAGATTAAAGCCCTTGTCTAATCAGTACGATGAAGTTAGGATAGAGATTCgaaaaaaaattagcaagtACATAATTTTATCACTGAGAGAAGCCAGACTATCCACTTTGCAAAAAATCTAGCTATTATGAAAAAGTAAACAGATTTTCTTCCCACTCATTTGGCTTCCACTCAATTCATGTATACTATTCATTTGCTATTTACAACTGCACCTTTGATGGTATCtcacaattaaaatatttacccAGTCATTAGTTGACATTCTTTAATGACTTGGAGGCCAAATATTTTCTACAATCTCCTAAATTGGTTGGTAGCTACAATACATTATGCTACGCATTGATAAAGTGGGAAAGATGACAAATCTTGAACGTAATTAAGCAGTTTATTTTTTCTAGGAACCGGAGCCATCCATGCAGCTTATTTGTTTCCCCGCATGATTTAACTAATTTAAACATAAATTATTCATACGTTCAATACCATTgtaaatcataattaatttctaaGCTTGGAGAAGAAACAAATGGATCCTTTAAAAAATCCTTTTACTAGAACACGATTAAGTATTGAAGTGGGACTGATCAAGGGTTTCAAAATTAGAGGAAACTCATGAATGGAAGTGCCTACTTGCTTTTTCACAATGGATTTTA includes the following:
- the LOC107435314 gene encoding protein SAWADEE HOMEODOMAIN HOMOLOG 1-like isoform X2, producing the protein MEEMSSSSENWDSLSEFTLKEIVEMENLYKEVGEQSLDKEFCQDVAMSCKSSRAGKPSITWEQVHKWFQNKHEGLQAKSTSPPAAFKLSVDLSGFSVLEEPESSQKPEGKGPTDISELAFEAKSLKDNAWYDVASFLSYRVLCSGELEVRVRFSGFGKEEDEWVNVRNAVRERSIPLEPSECHKVNVGDLVLCFQDRENHAIYCDAHVIEIQRKFHDIGDCRCIFVVRYDEDYTVEKVHLGRICSRPAGCDWSANTDILAFTDANTDIDAQQEMCVDEKLKLSFLY
- the LOC107435314 gene encoding protein SAWADEE HOMEODOMAIN HOMOLOG 1-like isoform X4 produces the protein MEEMSSSSENWDSLSEFTLKEIVEMENLYKEVGEQSLDKEFCQDVAMSCKSSRAGKPSITWEQVHKWFQNKHEGLQAKSKGPTDISELAFEAKSLKDNAWYDVASFLSYRVLCSGELEVRVRFSGFGKEEDEWVNVRNAVRERSIPLEPSECHKVNVGDLVLCFQDRENHAIYCDAHVIEIQRKFHDIGDCRCIFVVRYDEDYTVEKVHLGRICSRPAGCDWSANTDILAFTDANTDIDAQQEMCVDEKLKLSFLY
- the LOC107435314 gene encoding protein SAWADEE HOMEODOMAIN HOMOLOG 1-like isoform X3, with the protein product MEEMSSSSENWDSLSEFTLKEIVEMENLYKEVGEQSLDKEFCQDVAMRYSCKSSRAGKPSITWEQVHKWFQNKHEGLQAKSKGPTDISELAFEAKSLKDNAWYDVASFLSYRVLCSGELEVRVRFSGFGKEEDEWVNVRNAVRERSIPLEPSECHKVNVGDLVLCFQDRENHAIYCDAHVIEIQRKFHDIGDCRCIFVVRYDEDYTVEKVHLGRICSRPAGCDWSANTDILAFTDANTDIDAQQEMCVDEKLKLSFLY
- the LOC107435314 gene encoding protein SAWADEE HOMEODOMAIN HOMOLOG 1-like isoform X1, whose protein sequence is MEEMSSSSENWDSLSEFTLKEIVEMENLYKEVGEQSLDKEFCQDVAMRYSCKSSRAGKPSITWEQVHKWFQNKHEGLQAKSTSPPAAFKLSVDLSGFSVLEEPESSQKPEGKGPTDISELAFEAKSLKDNAWYDVASFLSYRVLCSGELEVRVRFSGFGKEEDEWVNVRNAVRERSIPLEPSECHKVNVGDLVLCFQDRENHAIYCDAHVIEIQRKFHDIGDCRCIFVVRYDEDYTVEKVHLGRICSRPAGCDWSANTDILAFTDANTDIDAQQEMCVDEKLKLSFLY
- the LOC107435330 gene encoding casein kinase 1-like protein HD16, whose protein sequence is MPVLRSGVRRGRAAAKQQQQPSPIEAAGEAIATRTRRRRAAAAAAAVPKTNNNKQPQQQLQQQQQQEPQLQHQHQPVADENVAVAGPAAKEEEDRGFEEAFGVGGGGGGGGGGGGGGGAEKEEVGEKPMDDYESGGRSNDKVNAGEDEGSTAPLPEKVQVGGSPCYRIERKLGKGGFGQVYVGRRVSAVNTSDRNTGQGALEVALKFEHRSSKGCNYGPPYEWQVYNTLGGSHGVPRVHYKGRQGDYYVMVMDMLGPSLWDVWNNNSHTMSIEMVACIAIEAISILEKMHSRGYVHGDVKPENFLLGTPGTSDEKRLFLVDLGLATRWRDSTTGRHVEYDQRPDVFRGTVRYASVHAHLGRTGSRRDDLESLAYTLIFLLRGRLPWQGYQGENKGFLVCKKKMATSPETLCCFCPQPFRQFVEYVVNLKFDEEPNYAKYISLFDGIVGPNPDIRPINTDGAQKLISLVGHKRGRLTMEEEDDEQPKKKVRMGMPATQWISVYNARRPMKQRYHYNVADARLAQHIDKGNEDGLYISSVASCQNLWALIMDAGTGFTGQVYELSPCFLHKEWIMEQWEKNYYISAIAGATNGSSLVVMSKGTNYLQQSYKVSDTFPFKWINKKWREGFYVTAMATSGSRWGVVMSRGSGFSDQVVELDFLYPSEGIHRRWDCGYRITATAATWDQAAFVLSVPKRKPQDETQETLRTSAFPSTHVKEKWAKNLYIASVCYGRTVS